TCTGCAAGTGCTTTAACTCTACCATGATAGAGGTGTCCGCCACGGTCAAACGCTACCTGGGTTATTGACAGATCGAGTGCTTTCTTTGCAAGGGCACTGCCCACCTGTTTTGCAGCGTCAATATTTCCACCTTTAATTTTCAACTGCACAGAGGACATAGCAACCAATGTTCGCCCTTGTGTATCGTCAATTAACTGAGCATAAATATGATTCAATGTTTTTGTAACACGTAATCTTGGTCGTTCTGGTGTTCCGAAAACCTTTTTTCGAACTCTCTTTTTACGTCGTTCTAAACAAAATATTTTTTCATGAATCTTTTTCATATATTATATCCCTATATATGTTATTTACCTGACTTTGTCTCTTTACGTCTTATACGTTCATAGTCATAACGAATGCCTTTACCTTTATAAGGTTCAGGTTTTCGCAGAGCACGAATATCTGCAGCAACCTGTCCGACAAGTTCCTTATCTATCCCTGAAATACGAATGGTCTGAGGATTATCCACCGTAAAGGTTATTCCCGGCGGCGGTTCTACACTTACTGGATGACTAAACCCAAGTGTCA
The window above is part of the Candidatus Hydrogenedens sp. genome. Proteins encoded here:
- the rplR gene encoding 50S ribosomal protein L18; amino-acid sequence: MKKIHEKIFCLERRKKRVRKKVFGTPERPRLRVTKTLNHIYAQLIDDTQGRTLVAMSSVQLKIKGGNIDAAKQVGSALAKKALDLSITQVAFDRGGHLYHGRVKALADAAREVGLKF